Genomic window (Litorilinea aerophila):
CGCCCCCTCCCCATCCCCGGCAGCCAGGAGTGGCTGACCCCCCGGGAGGTGGAGGTGTTGCGCCTGCTCCTGGAGGGGGCCACCAACCGGGCCATTGCCGACGCCCTGGTCATCACCCCGCGCACGGCCAAGGCCCACGTGAGCAACATCCTGCAGAAGCTCCAGGCCGCCACCCGCAGCGAAGCCGCGGCCCGGGCCCGACAATTGGGGTTGTTCGGGTAGGAGTCCGGGGTCCGAAGTTCATTCTCGTTTCCCCAACATTGTCCCCTCTCTGCGGCCACATTGTCCCTTTGGCCAATGCGCGGCCCGCCGCCATGGGCTATCCTCCGGTTGTATCGTTTGGTCCAACCATTCCAGGAGGCATCCCATGGCACAACAGACACTTTCCCACACAGAGACAACCGACCACACAGCAGACCAGGAGGCCATCCGCGCCGTTGTGGCCGGGCTGGAGGCGGCCTGGAACAACGGCGACGCCGAAGCCTGGTCCGCCACGTCCGCGGCGGATGTGGTGCACACGGTGTGGAACGGCCATGTGGCCGAAGGCCGGGACGCGGTCATCGCCGGCCACGAGCACATCTTCCGCACGGTCTACAAGGACACCCGGCTCACCCTGACCGTGCGCTGGATCCGCTTCCTGCGGCCGGATGTGGCTGTGGTGCAGATGGACGGCGCGCTGGAGGGGGCGGACAACGCGCCCAGGGTGCGTCCCCTGGCTGTGCTGTCCAAAGAGGAGGGCCGCTGGCAGCTCCGCATCTTCCAGAACACGCCCATCCTCGCCCGTCCTGGCGGCGATTCGTCCTCATCCTGAAGGAAGGACCGCCGTTCCCGAGGGGAGACCATGCCCACCTTCTGCATTCGCCTGGAAGGCCATCTGGATCCGGATTGGGCGGCGTGGCTGGGCGTGGCGCAACTGACCCACCGGCCGGATGGAACAACCACGCTCAAGGGCGAGGTTCCCGACCAGGCGGCCCTCTTCGGCCTGTTGATCAAGATCCGAGACCTGGGTATTCCGCTCATCGGGCTGAAGCGGCTGGATGAATCGAATCCTCCTATCTGACTCGCCTGCAAACAGGGTTATAAATCCAACGCAAAGACGCCAGGGCGCAAAGGCGCAAAGAAATCTGTATGCGCAAGCCTGCGTGCATCTGCGGTTTTTGCAGTGAACGCATCCATGCATCCAATGACTCCGCTGCAAAAAGGGCATTTTTGAACGCAAAGACGCAAAGGCGCAAAGAAACGCAGGAGAGAATCGCCCGAATCAGCGTTCATCTGCGTGGGTCAGCGTCCTAATTTGACCTTTGTGCAGTAGAGCCATCCATGAATCCAATACATCTACAACATTGGAAGCGAGGCAGCCATGAAACGCATACTCAAATGGATCGGCATTGGCCTGGCCAGCCTGGTGGGGTTGCTGGTGGTGGCCGGCGGAGTGCTGCACCTGGTGGGCAGCAACCGGCTCCAAAACGCGCCGGCGGTGGCCGTGCAGACGGTGGAAGTGCACAACAGCCCCGAGGTCCTGGCCCGGGGTCAGCGGCTGGCCACCATCAGCTCGTGCAACGGTTGCCATGGTCTTGACCTGGGCGGCCAGGTCTTCAACGATGAGCCGCCCCTGGGCTACCTGCCCGCGCCCAACCTGACCGGAGGCGCGGGCGGCGTGGGCGCAGTCTACACAGCCCAGGATTGGGACCGGGCCATCCGCCACGGGGTGGCGGCGGACGGTCGCCCCCTCCTCATCATGGCTGCCCATCAC
Coding sequences:
- a CDS encoding SgcJ/EcaC family oxidoreductase is translated as MAQQTLSHTETTDHTADQEAIRAVVAGLEAAWNNGDAEAWSATSAADVVHTVWNGHVAEGRDAVIAGHEHIFRTVYKDTRLTLTVRWIRFLRPDVAVVQMDGALEGADNAPRVRPLAVLSKEEGRWQLRIFQNTPILARPGGDSSSS